Proteins encoded together in one Fundidesulfovibrio magnetotacticus window:
- the hcp gene encoding hydroxylamine reductase has translation MFCYQCEQTAQGKGCDKIGVCSKNDVTSNLQDLLVYALRGLSLVAEAGRAKGVADVEADRHVPAMLFSTLTNVNFDPERFQAWIGQTVKLRDALAAKVKAAGGTIPAHASVTFAPAATLDGLVEQASKGLGGMKDNPDTDPDIVSLQHMVLFGIKGIAAYADHARILGVENKEIYDYLHEAMAAATKPGLGMDWWFDCCIRAGQANLKAMEALDKANTDAYGHPKPTAVPLGHVKGKAILITGHDLKDLEELLKQTEGKGIFVYTHGEMLPAHGYPKLKEKYPHLYGHYGTAWQNQQKEFAVFPGAILFTTNCLMKPAASYQDNVYTHGLVGFPGVKHVEGYDFSAVVAHALKLPGFTEDAPGKQVLTGFARNAVLGVADKVIDAVKSGAIKRFFLVAGCDGAKPGRNYYTEFVEKLPKDTVVLTLACGKFRFFDKDLGDIGGIPRLLDMGQCNDAYSAIQVAVALAGAFNCGVNDLPLSLVLSWYEQKAVAILLTLVALGIKDVRLGPSLPAFVTPNVLKVLVEKLNIMPITTPDEDIKAILG, from the coding sequence ATGTTCTGTTACCAGTGCGAGCAGACCGCCCAAGGCAAAGGCTGCGACAAGATCGGCGTGTGCAGCAAGAACGACGTCACCTCCAACCTCCAGGACCTGCTGGTCTACGCCCTGCGCGGACTCTCCCTGGTGGCCGAGGCAGGCCGCGCCAAGGGCGTGGCGGACGTCGAAGCCGACCGCCACGTGCCCGCCATGCTCTTCTCCACGCTCACCAACGTGAACTTCGACCCCGAGCGCTTCCAGGCCTGGATCGGCCAGACCGTGAAGCTGCGCGACGCCCTAGCCGCCAAGGTCAAGGCCGCCGGGGGGACCATCCCCGCCCACGCCAGCGTCACCTTCGCCCCTGCCGCCACCCTGGACGGGCTGGTTGAGCAGGCCTCCAAGGGCCTGGGCGGCATGAAGGACAACCCCGACACCGACCCCGACATCGTTTCGCTCCAGCACATGGTGCTCTTCGGCATCAAGGGCATCGCCGCCTACGCCGACCACGCCCGCATCCTGGGCGTGGAGAACAAGGAAATCTACGACTACCTCCACGAGGCCATGGCCGCCGCCACCAAGCCCGGCCTGGGCATGGACTGGTGGTTCGACTGCTGCATCCGCGCCGGGCAGGCCAACCTCAAGGCCATGGAGGCCCTGGACAAGGCCAACACCGACGCCTACGGCCATCCCAAGCCCACCGCCGTGCCCCTGGGCCACGTGAAGGGCAAGGCCATCCTCATCACCGGCCACGACCTCAAGGACCTGGAAGAGCTCCTGAAGCAGACCGAAGGCAAGGGCATCTTCGTCTACACCCACGGCGAAATGCTCCCCGCCCACGGCTACCCCAAGCTCAAGGAGAAGTACCCCCACCTCTACGGGCACTACGGCACCGCCTGGCAGAACCAGCAGAAGGAATTCGCCGTCTTCCCCGGCGCGATCCTCTTCACCACCAACTGCCTGATGAAGCCCGCCGCCTCCTACCAGGACAACGTCTACACCCACGGCCTGGTGGGCTTCCCCGGCGTCAAGCACGTGGAAGGCTACGACTTCTCCGCCGTGGTGGCGCACGCCCTCAAGCTGCCCGGCTTCACCGAAGACGCCCCCGGCAAGCAGGTGCTCACCGGCTTCGCCCGCAACGCCGTCCTGGGCGTGGCCGACAAGGTCATCGACGCCGTGAAGTCCGGGGCCATCAAGCGCTTCTTCCTGGTGGCCGGCTGCGACGGCGCCAAGCCCGGACGCAACTACTACACCGAGTTCGTCGAGAAGCTGCCCAAGGACACCGTGGTCCTCACCCTGGCCTGCGGCAAGTTCCGCTTCTTCGACAAGGACCTGGGCGACATCGGCGGCATCCCCCGCCTGCTGGACATGGGCCAGTGCAACGACGCCTACTCCGCCATCCAGGTGGCCGTGGCCCTGGCAGGGGCCTTCAACTGCGGCGTCAACGACCTGCCCCTCTCCCTGGTGCTCTCCTGGTACGAGCAGAAGGCCGTGGCCATCCTGCTCACCCTGGTTGCCCTGGGCATCAAGGACGTCCGCCTCGGGCCCTCCCTGCCCGCCTTCGTCACCCCCAACGTGCTCAAGGTGCTGGTGGAGAAGCTGAACATCATGCCCATCACCACCCCCGACGAAGACATCAAGGCCATCCTCGGCTAA
- a CDS encoding GGDEF domain-containing protein, translating to MRLYHMILVLAALIVSLNMAFQALWLHQFSQVRDSMREFGGNYLPSVRKAGDLTRLVTEFRNLELRYVLAVHERELAGLARQMGRIAARIITAEEHLDGLCQTPEERRDFQGYLAAKASYVAGNRAVLEAMLDGRAVEAAALARGKAADYALMISRLEGIERVNMELGVEANREAGDRFGRMLGSMALAGLATSLLGAGAAVLAARRIGQPIARLARHMVLSDGSPPEDPPPPVPSGVSSEVRVLYEAFGDLSAKLSASMQRLEALAVTDQLTGLPNRRKLLEEGPLALAICRRGGHPCSVAMLDLDHFKAVNDTHGHDAGDAVLSQTAAVLRSVVRDSDVLARVGGEEFALLAPNSGREETLHLAERLRRAVEEHVVTHGPLSLRVTVSIGTATDHHGAGGFDALLRQADQALYRAKESGRNRVVSSEDASSEGTA from the coding sequence ATGCGCCTCTACCACATGATTCTGGTTCTTGCAGCCCTCATCGTGTCGCTCAACATGGCTTTCCAGGCGCTCTGGCTGCATCAGTTTTCCCAGGTGCGCGACAGCATGAGGGAATTCGGGGGGAATTATTTGCCCTCGGTGCGCAAGGCCGGGGACCTCACCCGGCTCGTCACCGAATTCCGCAACCTGGAGCTTCGCTACGTCCTGGCCGTGCACGAGCGGGAACTGGCCGGCCTGGCCCGCCAGATGGGGCGCATCGCCGCGCGCATCATCACGGCCGAGGAGCACCTGGACGGCCTCTGCCAGACCCCCGAGGAGCGCCGGGACTTCCAGGGCTACCTGGCCGCCAAGGCCTCCTACGTGGCGGGCAACCGCGCCGTGCTGGAGGCCATGCTGGACGGCCGCGCCGTGGAAGCCGCCGCCCTGGCGCGCGGCAAGGCCGCCGACTACGCCTTGATGATCTCCCGGCTGGAGGGCATCGAGCGCGTGAACATGGAGCTGGGCGTGGAGGCCAACCGCGAGGCCGGGGACCGCTTCGGGCGCATGTTGGGAAGCATGGCCCTGGCCGGGCTGGCCACCTCCCTGCTGGGGGCCGGCGCGGCCGTGCTGGCGGCGCGGCGCATCGGGCAACCCATCGCCCGGCTGGCCCGGCACATGGTGCTCTCCGACGGCTCCCCGCCGGAGGACCCGCCGCCTCCCGTGCCCAGTGGCGTCTCCAGCGAGGTGCGCGTGCTCTACGAGGCCTTCGGCGATCTTTCGGCCAAGCTCTCCGCCTCCATGCAACGCCTGGAGGCCCTGGCCGTCACGGACCAGCTCACGGGGCTGCCCAACCGCCGCAAGCTCCTGGAGGAAGGGCCGCTGGCCCTGGCCATCTGCCGCCGGGGCGGCCATCCCTGCTCCGTGGCCATGCTGGACCTGGACCACTTCAAGGCCGTCAACGACACCCACGGCCACGACGCCGGGGACGCCGTGCTCTCCCAGACGGCGGCCGTTCTGCGCTCAGTGGTGCGCGATTCCGACGTGCTGGCGCGCGTGGGCGGCGAGGAGTTCGCCCTGCTCGCCCCCAACTCCGGGCGCGAGGAGACCCTGCACCTGGCCGAACGCCTGCGCCGCGCCGTGGAGGAGCACGTGGTGACCCACGGCCCCCTCTCCCTGCGCGTGACCGTGAGCATCGGCACGGCCACGGACCACCACGGCGCGGGGGGATTCGACGCCCTGCTCCGCCAGGCGGACCAGGCCCTCTACCGGGCCAAGGAATCGGGCCGCAACCGCGTGGTCTCCAGCGAGGACGCGTCCAGCGAGGGCACTGCATGA
- a CDS encoding outer membrane homotrimeric porin, whose protein sequence is MKSLFAARLPARRLLGPGLFLAVAWASLVLAAQPCRAARVAMSGQFYAYAASYANRLFTPWTTVRAQAQDAFAVWQRLRLRTDFTSDENLGFTFWVQVDNTPWGNATYTVDNPAPAIEVFKAYLQFKWPGTDVEITAGKFSTTLPQSEAFTGSVVLDSEYPAVAVEVPLGEGASLQAAVGRPLGYADALESATGRATDVLDLAWLSLPLTGEGWSFTPWAAAARLARTPAPAPYAGALGGPPDLGYIRRQVLSLGYFEGRGGFAGDAAPYAWAGAALKRGMGDFTLFADLVGGAGAWADAPRNARRGLFADMALEYAGSDRVTPRLFAWWGSGEDADIGNGSERLPTLVRTWNSGLSYLFFTSETIDNETTLVADPTGSWGLGLTLDKIALVEGLSSRLTAAYMRGTSDPAAFRRSVALSGQGYMVEMGRNLTLNEAIVALNFDHSYAVTEQLTLLVETGWARPLGFQASVWGPSMAGAATDSVKVAVGLLYTF, encoded by the coding sequence GTGAAGAGCCTTTTCGCGGCGCGGCTTCCCGCGAGGCGCCTTCTCGGGCCGGGCCTTTTCCTGGCGGTCGCCTGGGCGTCGCTCGTGCTGGCCGCCCAGCCCTGCCGCGCCGCCCGGGTCGCCATGAGCGGTCAGTTCTACGCCTACGCCGCCAGCTACGCCAACCGCCTCTTCACCCCCTGGACCACCGTCCGCGCCCAGGCCCAGGACGCCTTCGCCGTCTGGCAGCGCCTGCGCCTGCGCACGGACTTCACCAGCGACGAGAACCTGGGCTTCACCTTCTGGGTGCAGGTGGACAACACCCCCTGGGGCAACGCCACCTACACCGTGGACAACCCCGCCCCAGCCATCGAGGTGTTCAAGGCCTACCTGCAGTTCAAGTGGCCGGGCACGGACGTGGAAATCACGGCGGGCAAGTTCAGCACCACGCTGCCCCAGTCCGAGGCCTTCACGGGCTCCGTGGTGCTCGATTCGGAATATCCCGCCGTGGCCGTGGAGGTCCCCCTGGGCGAGGGGGCATCGCTCCAGGCCGCCGTGGGCCGCCCCCTGGGCTACGCCGACGCCCTGGAAAGCGCGACCGGGCGCGCCACGGACGTGCTGGACCTGGCCTGGCTCTCGCTGCCGCTCACTGGCGAGGGCTGGTCCTTCACGCCCTGGGCGGCGGCGGCGCGGCTTGCGCGAACGCCCGCTCCCGCGCCCTATGCGGGCGCCCTGGGCGGCCCGCCCGACCTGGGCTACATCCGCCGCCAGGTTCTCTCCCTGGGGTACTTTGAAGGTCGGGGCGGTTTCGCGGGGGACGCCGCGCCCTACGCCTGGGCCGGGGCGGCCCTCAAGCGCGGCATGGGGGACTTCACCCTCTTCGCGGACCTCGTGGGCGGCGCGGGGGCCTGGGCCGACGCGCCGCGCAACGCGCGCCGGGGGCTCTTCGCGGACATGGCGTTGGAATACGCGGGCTCGGACCGCGTGACCCCGCGCCTCTTCGCCTGGTGGGGCTCAGGCGAGGACGCCGACATCGGCAACGGCTCGGAGCGCCTGCCCACCCTGGTGCGCACGTGGAACTCGGGCCTGAGCTATCTCTTCTTCACCAGCGAGACCATCGACAACGAGACCACCCTGGTGGCCGACCCCACCGGCTCCTGGGGCCTGGGACTGACCCTGGACAAGATCGCCCTGGTCGAAGGCCTATCCTCCCGTCTGACGGCCGCGTACATGCGCGGCACGTCGGACCCGGCGGCCTTCCGGCGCTCCGTGGCGCTCTCGGGCCAGGGGTACATGGTGGAGATGGGGCGCAACCTCACGCTGAACGAGGCCATCGTGGCCCTCAACTTCGACCACTCCTACGCCGTCACGGAGCAGCTCACGCTCCTGGTGGAGACGGGCTGGGCCAGGCCCCTGGGCTTCCAGGCCAGCGTGTGGGGGCCTTCCATGGCGGGCGCGGCCACGGATTCGGTGAAGGTGGCTGTGGGGCTGCTCTACACGTTCTAG